One Brachybacterium kimchii genomic window carries:
- a CDS encoding ABC transporter permease: MSTTAPPPSHQPSSQPPSQPSSAPSPDPAVRPRRSAWAATPRGVALMAGLELRQKVRSVRWYVALAVWFVVLTGTSALVLGAFWLNTQAFGDMAGVSRVVYSLIVLFIVFAMMLVLPALSAGAINGERSTGTLAILQVSLLTPMEIALGKLAAGWVTGLAFIAAALPALLPTALIGQISPLYVLRVLVMIAAIALCITAVGIGLSALASRQLGSVVLAYLVVLGTTFVLPIIWGASSVLLVQHRDVTVYEQSYDAENDQVGECVPRQQGREVVRTDIPLVLMWPNPMVLVADMAPSLDLDRSGMDPASFDLLSTISLGIRYAADPTHPSNFNECYDEDAPGYPTDLGSPQDRPVWPMGLGMWVLAGAGGLAFTVRRLATPQRRMGRGERIA; encoded by the coding sequence GTGAGCACCACCGCCCCGCCTCCCTCGCACCAGCCCTCCTCCCAGCCGCCATCCCAGCCGTCGTCGGCCCCTTCGCCCGACCCCGCCGTGCGCCCGCGCCGCTCCGCCTGGGCCGCGACCCCGCGCGGCGTCGCGCTGATGGCCGGCCTCGAGCTGCGCCAGAAGGTGCGCTCCGTGCGCTGGTACGTCGCGCTCGCGGTGTGGTTCGTGGTGCTCACCGGCACGAGCGCACTGGTGCTGGGCGCATTCTGGCTGAACACGCAGGCCTTCGGGGACATGGCCGGGGTCTCGCGGGTGGTCTACTCGCTGATCGTGCTGTTCATCGTGTTCGCGATGATGCTCGTGCTGCCCGCGCTGAGCGCCGGCGCGATCAACGGCGAGCGCAGCACCGGGACGCTCGCGATCCTGCAGGTCTCGCTGCTCACGCCCATGGAGATCGCCCTGGGCAAGCTCGCGGCCGGCTGGGTCACGGGCCTGGCCTTCATCGCCGCCGCGCTGCCGGCCCTGCTGCCCACGGCGCTGATCGGCCAGATCTCCCCGCTGTACGTGCTGCGCGTGCTCGTGATGATCGCGGCGATCGCCCTGTGCATCACGGCCGTCGGCATCGGCCTGTCCGCGCTCGCCTCGCGGCAGCTGGGCTCCGTGGTCCTCGCCTATCTGGTGGTGCTCGGCACCACGTTCGTGCTGCCGATCATCTGGGGCGCGAGCTCTGTGCTGCTCGTCCAGCATCGCGACGTCACCGTCTACGAGCAGTCCTACGACGCCGAGAACGACCAGGTCGGCGAGTGCGTCCCCCGTCAGCAGGGGCGCGAGGTGGTCCGCACCGACATCCCCCTCGTGCTCATGTGGCCGAACCCGATGGTGCTCGTGGCGGACATGGCGCCGTCGCTCGACCTCGACCGCTCGGGCATGGACCCCGCGTCGTTCGACCTGCTGAGCACGATCTCGCTGGGCATCCGCTACGCCGCCGACCCCACGCATCCCTCGAACTTCAACGAGTGCTACGACGAGGACGCGCCCGGCTACCCGACGGATCTGGGCAGCCCGCAGGACCGTCCCGTCTGGCCGATGGGCCTGGGCATGTGGGTCCTCGCCGGCGCCGGCGGGCTCGCCTTCACGGTGCGGCGCCTGGCCACGCCGCAGCGTCGCATGGGCCGCGGCGAGCGCATCGCCTGA
- a CDS encoding ATP-binding cassette domain-containing protein, producing the protein MSTSLPSFEPPTGDSPPPTDGSVRQPPAPGTIPSGPDDAVPSVHDRPLPSDPQHPTAPSSPQHPSDASAVPPAIIAAGVSRSFGPVHAVRGLSFTAQAGSVTALVGPNGCGKSTLMLMLAALLAPDAGHIRIGGVDPAQNPTAVKAMVGWMPDQFGAWDSLRVREVLEVIASSYFLPREVARGRIERLLDELDLRSLAEQRAHVLSRGQKQRLGLARALIHEPRVLILDEPASGLDPAARRRLRDVLRSRAEAGACVLISSHILSELEEMADSVVLMDRGEVVDSSSLRDLARRPRTWRIEGLSAGALRAALTALDVRGIEVREGERTTSGHAEALMALPDEATAARLLRDLVAQDAQVVGFSPTTGRLEAAYLRTDAARREGSL; encoded by the coding sequence GTGAGCACCTCATTGCCCTCGTTCGAGCCGCCGACCGGCGACTCCCCGCCGCCGACCGACGGCTCCGTGCGTCAGCCGCCGGCCCCCGGCACCATCCCGTCGGGCCCCGACGACGCCGTCCCGTCGGTCCACGACCGCCCCCTTCCCTCGGACCCCCAGCACCCCACCGCCCCGTCGTCGCCGCAGCACCCGAGCGACGCCTCGGCCGTGCCGCCGGCGATCATCGCGGCGGGCGTCTCGCGGTCCTTCGGCCCGGTGCACGCGGTGCGCGGGCTGAGCTTCACCGCGCAGGCGGGTTCGGTGACCGCGCTGGTCGGGCCCAACGGGTGCGGGAAGTCCACGCTCATGCTGATGCTCGCGGCGCTGCTCGCGCCCGATGCCGGACACATCCGCATCGGCGGCGTCGACCCGGCGCAGAACCCGACGGCCGTGAAGGCGATGGTGGGCTGGATGCCCGACCAGTTCGGCGCCTGGGACTCGCTGCGCGTGCGCGAGGTCCTCGAGGTCATCGCCTCCTCGTACTTCCTGCCGCGCGAGGTCGCGCGCGGGCGCATCGAGCGCCTGCTGGACGAGCTCGACCTGCGGTCCCTGGCCGAGCAGCGCGCCCATGTGCTCTCCCGCGGGCAGAAGCAGCGCCTGGGACTGGCCCGGGCGCTCATCCACGAGCCGCGCGTGCTGATCCTCGACGAGCCGGCCTCGGGGCTCGACCCGGCCGCCCGGCGCCGCCTGCGCGACGTGCTGCGCTCGCGCGCGGAGGCCGGGGCGTGCGTGCTGATCTCGAGCCACATCCTCTCCGAGCTCGAGGAGATGGCCGACTCCGTGGTGCTCATGGACCGCGGGGAGGTCGTGGACTCCTCGAGCCTGCGCGACCTCGCCCGCCGGCCCCGCACCTGGCGCATCGAGGGGCTCTCGGCCGGTGCGCTGCGCGCGGCGCTGACGGCCCTGGACGTCCGCGGCATCGAGGTGCGCGAGGGCGAGCGGACCACGAGCGGCCACGCCGAGGCGCTCATGGCCCTGCCCGACGAGGCGACCGCCGCGCGGCTGCTGCGGGACCTGGTCGCCCAGGACGCGCAGGTCGTCGGCTTCTCCCCCACCACCGGCCGCCTCGAGGCCGCGTACCTGCGCACCGACGCCGCACGTCGGGAGGGATCCCTGTGA
- the recR gene encoding recombination mediator RecR, translating into MYEGIVQDLIDQLGKLPGIGPKSAQRIAFHLLDADEQSVRALADVLIRVKETVRFCEICGNVSAEDRCRICTDPRRSDAVICVVEESKDIVAIERIREFKGRYHVLGGAIDPIGGVGPNDLRIAELMKRLGTGETEEVILALDPNVEGEATSAYLSRLLGSMDITVTRLASGLPVGGDLDYADELTLGRAFLGRQSV; encoded by the coding sequence GTGTACGAAGGCATCGTCCAGGACCTGATCGACCAGCTCGGCAAGCTGCCCGGGATCGGTCCCAAATCCGCGCAGCGCATCGCGTTCCATCTCCTGGACGCCGACGAGCAGTCCGTGCGCGCGCTCGCCGACGTGCTCATCCGCGTCAAGGAGACCGTGCGCTTCTGCGAGATCTGCGGGAACGTCTCGGCCGAGGATCGCTGCCGCATCTGCACCGACCCCCGCCGCAGCGACGCCGTGATCTGCGTGGTCGAGGAGTCCAAGGACATCGTCGCCATCGAGCGGATCCGTGAGTTCAAGGGCCGCTACCACGTGCTCGGCGGCGCGATCGACCCGATCGGCGGCGTCGGCCCCAACGACCTGCGCATTGCCGAGCTCATGAAGCGCCTGGGCACCGGGGAGACCGAGGAGGTCATCCTCGCCCTGGACCCGAACGTGGAGGGCGAGGCCACCAGCGCCTACCTCTCGCGCCTGCTCGGCTCCATGGACATCACCGTCACCCGCCTCGCCTCCGGGCTGCCCGTCGGCGGCGACCTCGACTACGCCGACGAGCTCACCCTGGGGCGCGCCTTCCTGGGGCGCCAGAGCGTGTGA
- a CDS encoding GyrI-like domain-containing protein, giving the protein MSLPAPYDADAPVTELRIADAPAVRTVVVHREDFPVFKLPQLMDGVFSHLAGALAESGIRPMGAAFALHHRFPVDTADLEVGFPVDGVLESPLELPSGFTAEASSLPAGRVAMLSHLGGYGALGDAWGAFMEAVGEADEQSRFPIWELYVSNPAETKDPSTLRTDLFSLLEE; this is encoded by the coding sequence ATGTCCCTGCCCGCCCCGTACGACGCTGATGCCCCGGTGACCGAGCTGCGCATCGCGGACGCGCCCGCGGTGCGGACCGTGGTGGTCCACCGCGAGGACTTCCCCGTGTTCAAGCTGCCGCAGCTGATGGACGGGGTGTTCTCGCATCTCGCGGGCGCTCTCGCGGAGAGCGGGATCCGTCCGATGGGCGCGGCGTTCGCCCTGCACCACCGCTTCCCCGTGGACACGGCCGACCTCGAGGTCGGCTTCCCCGTCGACGGCGTGCTGGAGAGTCCGCTCGAGCTGCCGAGCGGCTTCACGGCGGAGGCCTCGAGCCTGCCCGCCGGACGCGTCGCGATGCTCAGCCATCTGGGCGGCTACGGCGCGCTGGGCGATGCGTGGGGCGCGTTCATGGAGGCGGTCGGCGAGGCCGACGAGCAGTCGCGCTTCCCGATCTGGGAGCTCTACGTGTCCAACCCCGCGGAGACGAAGGACCCGTCCACACTGCGCACGGACCTGTTCTCGCTGCTCGAGGAGTAG